TGATGCCCGGGCCGACAAACATCGGCTTGATATCAAAAAAGTCCCGCATCATGTGTTCCATGGTGTAGTTGATGCTGGGCACCACCGAGGAGATCATCGCGCCCTGTACGTCACGCGCGGACAGGCCGTTGAAATCCAGCAGTGCGTGGAACTTGATGCCATACTCGTCCGAGGTCTGGGCAAGGTCGGTGGACATGCGCCACGATGTGCGCAGCTCGCCCTGCTCGAAGACCCCGGTTTTGATGTTTGTATTGCCGATATCCAGCGCAAGAATCATGTACGTCTATTCCTCACTCTTTTGCGTAGTTTTCGCCCTGCCCTGCGGGGAGAGGCGCTGCATCACGCGCACCACGGGCAGTGTCAGCAGCATGGCCATGACCATCTCCGGCACGCCGTTTGTCAGTGCGATGCCGCCCAATAGCGCGGGCACCACGCCCGGCGCCACCTGCATCATCTCCGCCACGCGCGCCCCGTAACAGATGTAGAGCATGCCCAGCACCAACACCGTGTTGGCCATGGACCCCACGCCCGCCGCCGTCAATATTGCGACGTTATTGCGCGTACCCGTCAGTGTTTTGTTGCGGGTGATCAACCGCCACACCCCCCAGGTAACCAGCGCCACCAGCAGGCGCGGCAGCACCGATACAAGCGGGTTGGCAAAGAGCGGGTCCAGTGAAAGCGGCCGTGGCTGGGTGATGGCAAGGATCAAACTGGATACACCGAAGATCAGTCCGGTGGGCAAGCCCACCGCCAGCCCCTCGACCAGCACCCCAATGAGCAGCGGCACGTGCATGATGGTGATCTGTGCGGGAATGCCCGGGATGGCAAGATAGCCCCAGTGGGTCACGGCCAGCACGATGGAGATCGCGCTGAGCATGCCCGCAATGGCCATTTTGCGCGTGGAAAACGCAGTGTTTTTTGTTTGTTTGTTCATGTGACAGCCCTCCGTTCAAGTTCCAGCATATGGATACCTGACATGTTGCAAGGCGAGCCAAACACGCCCTATGCAGTTGTTTGCCAGCTTATCCCGCACCCGCGCACGGGTTGCCGGTAAGCTTGCACTCATCATACCAAATCTTGCCCCATACTTCAATGAAAAAGCGCGTTTTCACGCCCGTTATGGATTGCATGCGGCCGTGCTTATGGTATAATGGGAATAACGTTTCAAAGAAACACTTGCACCATTTTATTTTCTTGAAGGAGGAACTTGTTTTATGATTACCGGACTTGGACACGTCAACCTGCGCACCCCTGATTTGGAGAAATCCTTGGACTTCTACGCCAAACTGGGCTTTAAGGTGGATTCCATCGATCATTGGGAGCGCGAGAACGGCACAGCCCACATCGCCATCATCTCCAACGGCACCTGCATCATGGAGGTCTCCCAGCCCGCGGATATGAGCATGCTTGATGGCCTGAAGGCTGGCTTCTTCGGCCATTTGTGCCTGTCGGTGGACGACCTTGCCAAAACGGTGGATGAGCTTAAGGCCCAGGGCATCGCGTTCGTGCAGGACGAGATCCAGACACTGCCCCTGTTTGGCGGCATCCGCAACATCAACATCATCGGGCCCAGCGGCGAAGAGCTGGAGCTTTACGAGAACATCTAACAAGAAAATAGGCAAATGCACATCATACGGCGCCGGGGCGAATGCCCCGGCGCCGTTTTTTTGCTGTCCGTTTATGTTGTATGCGCGCTGTCTGCGCTTTTATGGTATATCCACAACCACAAGCGGGTTGCCGTGCGCGCGGATCACCCGCGCCAGGTCCTCGTAGCGCAAAAACAGCGTGGCCGTGTTCTCGCCCGGGTGCACGCCCAGGCGCTGCTGCGCCGTCACGTCCCGGTCCACCACCACGGTGACGTCCGCCTTTTCATTGTTGAGCACGCCAAGGGCCGTGACTGCGCCCGGCTGCAGGCCCAGCTGCTGCATGAGCCGCGCCTCCGAGCCAAAGCTCAGCCGGCTGGAGCCGATCTTTTCCTTGAGCGCCTTTAAATCCACGCTCTTGTCCTTGTCCACCAGCACCAGAAAATGGCGCTTGCCGCTGGCATCGCGTAAAAACAAATTCTTGCACACGTATCCCGCCTTGCAGATGCCCAGGCGCTCCATATCCTCAATGGTGTGCACCGGCGCGTGCTCTATCACGCTGTAGACAACGCCCGCCGCATCCAGCGCATCCAAGAGCTTATCGCGCATTTCGCCCATGGTTATTTCCCCTTCCCTTCCGCCGTGGTATTGCGCTTAGTATAGCGCAATACGCGTCAAAAGGAAAGCGGCGCCGCCTACGCCATCATGGCGATGGTGTAGTTGAGCACGAACGCAAAAGCCGTCCAGGCAAGGTAGGGCACCAGCAGCCAGGCCGCGCCACGGCGCACCCGTAAGGAGCGCGCCATCATCCACAGGATGCTCGCCCCCATGGCCAGTATGACGCCCACCGCAAGGGCAGGTTGCCTCGCCTGAAAAAACACCCACGGCCAGGCGGCGTTGCACACACCGTTTGCCAAATAGGGTACCCACGCGCCCTTTTTGCAGGGGGATTTTGACGCCAGCACCAGATAGAGTGCATAACAGACGCTCGCATAGATCAAACTCCATGCAATGGGAAAGACAAAGGGCGCGGGCGCAAATGGCGGCTTGGGCAGCGACTGGTACCACGCGCTTTGGGTATCCACGGCAATGCTCCCAAGCAGTGCCACCAGCGCCACTGCGATGACGGACGTCCACAGCGCTTTGGTATTGACGCCCTTGCCCTGCGCCTTTTTCTCCCTGCGCGCCTGCGCTTGCGCCTTTTGGCGCGCCTCTTTCTGCTGCCGGCGCTGCTGGCGCAGATGCGCCTTTTCCGCGCGCCGCTGCTGCGCGGGCGGCGGCGTCTGTTCCTGCGGCTGCTGTCTGTGGCGCACCCGCACCACCATCCTTTCGCTTGTTGTACCACCATTGTATGAAACCGGCGCTGAAACTATCCGTACGCTGAACTTCACACCCTACGAGAAATATGCTATAATCAAACGTACTTTCTACAACAACCGTTTAGGAAGCAGTGCAATTGGGAGGCTGGGAAAAAACATGAGAGTGATTATCGCCCCGGATTCGTATAAGGGCTGCCTGACGGCCATTGAGGTTGCGCAGGCCATGGAAAAAGGCATCCTGCGCGCCGATTCCCGTATTGAAGTGGATAAAATCCCCATGGCTGACGGCGGCGAGGGCACTGTCAACACCCTGCTGATGGCGCTGGGCGGCCAGACGGTCCGCCTGAAGGTGCACGGGCCGCTGGGCAACAAAATTGACAGTTTTTACGGCGTGACGCCGGACGGCAACACGGCGCTGATCGAGATGGCGGCCGCAAGCGGCCTGCCCCTGATCACGCTGCAGCAGCGCGCACCCCTTGCAACCACTACCTACGGCACCGGCGAGCTGATGCGCGACGCGCTCAAGCGCGGCTGCCGCAACATCATCATCGGCATTGGCGGAAGCGCCACCAACGATGGCGGCATGGGCATGGCCCAAGCGCTGGGCGTGGTGTTCCGCGATAAGGCGGGCAAGGAGTTGGACATGGGCTGCGGCGCGCTGCTTGCCCGGGTACACGAGATCGATACTTCCAGGGTGATGCCCGAGCTGAAGGAAGCCACCGTCAACGTGGCGTGCGATGTCAACAACCCCCTCTGCGGGGAGCAGGGCGCCGCGGCGGTGTACGGTCCCCAAAAGGGCGCCACCCCCGAGCTTGTGGCGGAGCTGGATGAAAACTTGCGCCACTTTGCGGGCATTGTGCGCGCACAGCTGGGCAAGGATATCCTGGACGTGCCCGGCAGCGGCGCGGCCGGCGGGCTGGGCGGGGGCCTGCTTGCCTTTACCAACGCATCGCTGCGCCCCGGCATCGAGATTGTGGTGGAGTTTTCCAATATGGCCGCGCGCATGGCGGATGCCGATGCGGTGTTCACCGGCGAGGGCCAGACGGATTTCCAGACCATCTACGGCAAGGTGCCTGCGGGCATCGGCCGGGTGGCAAAGCCGCTGGGCATCCCCGTGATCTGCCTCTCGGGCAGCCTGCGCAAGGGCTACGACGAGGTGTATGACTATGGCGTGACAAGCGTGTTTTCCATCATCAACAAGCCCATGACGCTGCCTGAGGCCATCCGCCGCGCCGCGGAGCTGATCGAGGAGAGCGCCTTCTCGGCCATGCGCATGCTGCTTGCCACCATCAAGGCATAACGGTATCTGCAAGCTGCGCGCCGCGCCCATAGGGTGCGGCGCAGCTTACAGCTTAAAAAAAGCGCCGGACTAGGGAGATGCCCGGCGCTTTTTTCATGCCCTGTTCTCTGTGTGTCAATTAATGCCTGCTCGATAGGCATTCCCCCTTTCCCACCTTGGATATGGTTCGTTGTATGTAAATGCAATGGGGAGGTAGTTTGTACAAGGCGAGCCCTGCGAAGGCAGCTCCTTTGTACAGTTTTAAGTGTAACGGGCAAATGTGAAAGGTATTTGAACGCGTTATGAATATTTTTCAAACACGTGCGTCGGATGTATGAACAAAACCCGCCAAGCCTTCGTCTAAGGCATAAAGGAGGAATTTTGTCTATGCGTACGTTTGGATGCATCGCCCTTTCGGCGCTGGTGCTGGCGCTGCTGGTCGCCTGCGCGCCCGCCCAGCCGGCGTCCAGCACCACGGCCTCTTCCACGGCCTCTGCCGCCGTGTCCCTGCCCAGCGGGCGGGCCAGCCTCACATCCCCTGCCAGCGCCCCTCGTCCATCTCAAAACGCCAGCAGCGCAGGGGGGCTGTGCGGCTACCCCACCGCCCCGCCGCAGGATGCAGGCGTGCTCACCATCAACAACATCAGTCCGGTCGATTTTGCGCCCTGGGAGGCGTTCTTGGGCGCGGTCAACCTGGGCGAGACGGCGACCATCCGCCTGCGGCAGTACACCACCGAGGGCGACCCCGTCCCCGCCACGCTCACCTATGACGGCGCGCGCTTTACCCTGGAGGTGGACAGCACCGCCGACAAATTCTCCGCGCCCGAGGACCGGCGTGTGCGCACCTTCCACTACGACCATCTGATCGGCAGCCTCGCGCCCGAGATTGAAGGCTTTGAGGCGGAACCCGCGCACGTGGGCTGGTTTTTGACGGACAGCGCGCAGTACAACTGGGCCGCGCAGTACCAGCAGGAGACAATCCCGTCCTTCCTGCTCTTTAGCCAGCCGTGCGACACAGTGCGCACCCCCTACGAGGTGGATGTGCCCGTCTGCCGTCACGCAGAATAAAAACGCTTTCTTCCAACAAGTAAGTCAAAAGACGCGCCCGCACAGTGCGGGCGCGCCTTTTTGGTTTGGGTCGGTATGGCTTTATTCCTTGACGATTTCCAGCAGCTCCACCTTGAAGATCAGCGTGCTGTAGCCCGGGATGCTGCTGTTACCCGCCTCGCCATAGGCCAAATCATAGGGAATGTAGAAGGTATAGGTCGAGCCAACCGGCATCAGCGGCAGGCCCTCGGCCCATCCGGCGATCACGCCCTCCAGCGAGAACTCCGCGCTCTGGCCGCGCGCGTAGGTGGAATCAAACACCGTGCCGTCCAGCAGCGTGCCCTCGTAGTTGACGCGCACCGTATCGCTGGTGGTGGGTTTTTCGCCGTCGCCCAGCTTCTCCACCTTGTACTGCAGGCCGCTTGCTGTCTCCTGCACGCCCTGCTTGGTCTTGTTCTCAGCCAGGAACTGCGCGCCCTCCTCCTTGGCCTGCTGGGCGAGCTCCTCCTGATGCTGCTGGTAGCGGCCCGACACCTTGGCCTGCGCGGTTGCGATGTCCATGGTGGCGTCGTTTGTCAGCAGCACGGCGCGCAGCGCCTGCTTGGTCAGCGCCACATGCGCGGGGTCTACGCCCGTAAAGAGCAGCGCGTAATCGCTCTGGGTGTTCCCCCCCTGCGCCACGCCCAGCGCATAGGAGGCCAAGTCCTTGGCGGAAAGGGTATCCTCCAGGCTGCTCTTGCCCTCGGCGGCAAGGGCGGCAAAGATATCTGCCGCTTCCTTATCCTCGGCTGCGTCATACGCCTCAAAGATGGCCAGCGCCCGTTCGCGCGTCATGGTGGTCTCGTCGCCGTCCATCCAGGCCTCATAGCCCGCGACCACCTGCTGCACATTCGCCCAGTCGGCCATATCC
Above is a window of Maliibacterium massiliense DNA encoding:
- a CDS encoding ECF transporter S component; this encodes MNKQTKNTAFSTRKMAIAGMLSAISIVLAVTHWGYLAIPGIPAQITIMHVPLLIGVLVEGLAVGLPTGLIFGVSSLILAITQPRPLSLDPLFANPLVSVLPRLLVALVTWGVWRLITRNKTLTGTRNNVAILTAAGVGSMANTVLVLGMLYICYGARVAEMMQVAPGVVPALLGGIALTNGVPEMVMAMLLTLPVVRVMQRLSPQGRAKTTQKSEE
- a CDS encoding VOC family protein → MITGLGHVNLRTPDLEKSLDFYAKLGFKVDSIDHWERENGTAHIAIISNGTCIMEVSQPADMSMLDGLKAGFFGHLCLSVDDLAKTVDELKAQGIAFVQDEIQTLPLFGGIRNINIIGPSGEELELYENI
- a CDS encoding prolyl-tRNA synthetase associated domain-containing protein, whose product is MGEMRDKLLDALDAAGVVYSVIEHAPVHTIEDMERLGICKAGYVCKNLFLRDASGKRHFLVLVDKDKSVDLKALKEKIGSSRLSFGSEARLMQQLGLQPGAVTALGVLNNEKADVTVVVDRDVTAQQRLGVHPGENTATLFLRYEDLARVIRAHGNPLVVVDIP
- a CDS encoding TspO/MBR family protein, with the translated sequence MRHRQQPQEQTPPPAQQRRAEKAHLRQQRRQQKEARQKAQAQARREKKAQGKGVNTKALWTSVIAVALVALLGSIAVDTQSAWYQSLPKPPFAPAPFVFPIAWSLIYASVCYALYLVLASKSPCKKGAWVPYLANGVCNAAWPWVFFQARQPALAVGVILAMGASILWMMARSLRVRRGAAWLLVPYLAWTAFAFVLNYTIAMMA
- a CDS encoding glycerate kinase → MRVIIAPDSYKGCLTAIEVAQAMEKGILRADSRIEVDKIPMADGGEGTVNTLLMALGGQTVRLKVHGPLGNKIDSFYGVTPDGNTALIEMAAASGLPLITLQQRAPLATTTYGTGELMRDALKRGCRNIIIGIGGSATNDGGMGMAQALGVVFRDKAGKELDMGCGALLARVHEIDTSRVMPELKEATVNVACDVNNPLCGEQGAAAVYGPQKGATPELVAELDENLRHFAGIVRAQLGKDILDVPGSGAAGGLGGGLLAFTNASLRPGIEIVVEFSNMAARMADADAVFTGEGQTDFQTIYGKVPAGIGRVAKPLGIPVICLSGSLRKGYDEVYDYGVTSVFSIINKPMTLPEAIRRAAELIEESAFSAMRMLLATIKA
- a CDS encoding DUF4362 domain-containing protein; its protein translation is MRTFGCIALSALVLALLVACAPAQPASSTTASSTASAAVSLPSGRASLTSPASAPRPSQNASSAGGLCGYPTAPPQDAGVLTINNISPVDFAPWEAFLGAVNLGETATIRLRQYTTEGDPVPATLTYDGARFTLEVDSTADKFSAPEDRRVRTFHYDHLIGSLAPEIEGFEAEPAHVGWFLTDSAQYNWAAQYQQETIPSFLLFSQPCDTVRTPYEVDVPVCRHAE
- a CDS encoding FKBP-type peptidyl-prolyl cis-trans isomerase gives rise to the protein MKKRWIWIAVIACLVCAIVLFVVMVSQANKGAAQRPSASASQGAEASPSASQVPAEPVSAEDAAYAYGVVVGNAGVLDMADWANVQQVVAGYEAWMDGDETTMTRERALAIFEAYDAAEDKEAADIFAALAAEGKSSLEDTLSAKDLASYALGVAQGGNTQSDYALLFTGVDPAHVALTKQALRAVLLTNDATMDIATAQAKVSGRYQQHQEELAQQAKEEGAQFLAENKTKQGVQETASGLQYKVEKLGDGEKPTTSDTVRVNYEGTLLDGTVFDSTYARGQSAEFSLEGVIAGWAEGLPLMPVGSTYTFYIPYDLAYGEAGNSSIPGYSTLIFKVELLEIVKE